CGACCGAGGAAACGGAGGAGGAGGCGCGTTCGGCGTTGCGGGCAATCTCGTTGATCGTACTCGACATTTCTTCCATCGCGGTCGCGACGCTGTTGATGCTGCTCGACATCTGTTCGGTCGCCGCGGCCATGCTGACCATGTTGGTCGACATTTCGTCTGCGGCGGCGGAGACGGTCGCCGCTCGTTCGGTCGTTTGCAGGGCGCCGTGCGAAAGATGCTCCGCGGTTCCGGTCAATTCGGTCGACGAGCCTTGCAGCACGTCGGAGGTCGAAACGACCTCACCCAGCAAACCCGCCAGGTTGTCGCGCATCTCGTTCATCGCTTGGATCAAGTGACCCACTTCGGCGGTCGCTTTGGCGTCGCAGCGATGGCGAAGGTCGCCAGCAGCGATGTTTTGGGCGAACTGAGCCGCAGCTTGAATTGGATTGGCGATCTTGCGCGAAAGGACCACGGCGACGATCGTCAGCACGAGAGCGGCCAAGACGCCCAGTCCAACCGACCAGGCGACGACCGAACCTTTGACGCCGCTGATCGTCGCGGCCATCGCTTGACTGGAAGCCAAAACTTCGGACTTGTCCATTTTGGCGCTAATACAATAGGTGACGCCGTTCAGTTCGATAGGGCCGTAGGCGATGATTGTTTCTTCGCCGCGATAGTCCTTGATCGCGGTGGCGCCAGACTCTCCTTTTTCAAACACGGCACGCGTGACGGCGGTGTCGACTTTCCCTTTTTCAGGATACTTCCAAGAGGTGAGGAGTCCGTGATTTTCCGGATCAAGATGCGAGTTGCTCCGCATCAGGAAATCGGGGCCAATTAGGATCGTTTCGCCGGTTTCTCCCAGGCCATCGCGTACGGCCATGATCTCCAGCATCCGATCGACCGGCATCTGGAACATGGCGACGCCGATTTTCTTGTCTCCGTCAAAGATCGGCGACGCGATAAAGCTGGCCGGAGCTTCGAACGAGGGAGCGTAGCGGGCGAAGTCGACGAAGACGACTTCATCTCTATTGGTTGCAGCATTCGCTTTACGGAACGCTTCGCCAAAGTTGCTATCTGCGTAGGGACCGTTCAGAAGCGACGTCGAATAGTCGACCTCTTTGAAGACCGAGTAAACGATGTCGCCTGACTCGGCGTCGACGAGAAAGATGTCGTAAAAGCCAAACTTGTCGAGATAGTCGCGGATGATCGGATGAACCTTGGCGTGCAATTGCGAATAGTCCGACTTGTCCGCCGAAGCGTCCAGCAGATGCTTGGAGCCGAGCGGATTGTTGTTTTTGAAGATATAGGCGTGCTGCAGCGCGATCGAGTCGTCGTCGAGCTGACCTAAGTACTGTCGCGCAGGAGGCGATTTGCCGTCGTTGTTTTTGGCGTATTCAGTGGCGAAGGGGCCTGTGTAATAGTTCAGCAAGTCGGCTCGCATCGTTTTAATCTGATCCGCCGAGAGTTCTGCGTCATTGCGGAATTCACGAAAAGAATTCTGGAATTCACGCATCGCGTCGACAACCATGCCGTTCTCAGAGAAAGTCTGAACCTGGCTATTGATCGTGCCAAAATAGCTCAGTAGCTGCTTCTTCTTTAGTTCACGTTGGGCAACGAGAGCGTCTGTCGAACTGCTTTTCAAAGCTTCGGTCGACTGGTCTTGTACGCTGGCGAAGCCGGATTGAACCGACGCGTAACATACTGCCGCAATAACGATCAACGGCAAAAGTCCGCAGGCCAAAAAGGCCAGCGTCAGTTGTGAACGGAGATTGAGGTTTGTCTTCATCTGCATGTTCCAAGGGGCGAAAACGTTGTAAACGAAAACTACGGCCAGGTAGCTTGTTTCCGATTGGGCAATCGGAGTGTTCACAGATTTGAGATAGGGATTTACTCGAACCTACCAATTCAGATGGCGAGTCTGAAACGTGCGAAAAGATAGATCAGCCAATGAGTGGGGCAATGCGATTACTTCGAATATTGCGCGAAATTTCACTTCTGCGCAAAATGGCTTTGAAGAAACGCGCCGAACAGCCGGTAAGGCGAGTAGAGACCGACCAAGGGGTGCGGCTTGCCGCATGATCGAGGAAGACGCTGCGTTTGGAAAAGCAAGACCCAGAGAGGTGAGCCGCTTAGCCCAAAGTGATTGTTTCGCCCGGTTTGATCACATGCGGCTTGGCTTTCGTCTCGCTCTTCACTTTCTCTGCCCACGTATTCGCATTTTGCGCAATCGGCGGCCAGGTATCGTAATGAGCGGGAGCGACTTGTTGCGGCGCGATCCATTGAATCGCGCGGATCGAATCGTCCACGCCCATCGTGAAGTGATCGCCGATCGGTACGATCGCCAGCAAGATTCCTTTTTCACCGATCAACTGCATGTCGCTGAACAGATCGGTATCGCACGCCAAGTAGATCAGGCCTTCAGGGACCTCCAGGATAAATCCGACCGGAGCGCCGCCGTACTCTCCATTGGGAAGGGAAGAACTGTGCACGGCTTGGGTCATACGAACCGGGCCGGCGAGCGACTGGAACGTCCCGCCGATGTTCATGCCGACTGCATTTTCAACCCCTTGGCGGTTGATCCACTGGGCCATTTCGAGAATGGTGACGACCTGGGCGCCGGTTCGTTTGGCGATCTCGACGACATCAAATTTGCCGTCGCTGCGCAGTCCGACATGATCAAAGTGACCATGCGAAAGGAGAATGACGTCGGCCGCGACGTTGACTGCTTTGATGGGGGACGAGGGATTCTCGTCCAAGAACGGATCGAGCAGGATTTTGCGGCTGCCGGTATCGATCAGCCAGGTTCCATGTCCGTACCAGGTCAGTTGCGTCGCCATCGGTCGCTCCTCGTGCTGAATTTCCGTTTCGCACGAGTTTACCACGCAGTCGCGAGCTTCAAAACTCGGCGACTGCGGTTTTATTGGATCAACGTCTGACTATCGCAGCCAGGTCGGCAGTTCGCCCGCCTTGGGCAGTTCGATGATCCGCGCGGTGGTGATATCGGCGCTCTTCAGCACTTCGTCCACGGCCGATTGCGGCGGAGCTCCATCCAGGTTCAACACGCCGACGGCGCCGCCGGTGCTCGAACGTCCGACCGCCATTTGAGCGATGTTGACGTTGTGGTTGCCGAAGATGGTGCCGACGCGGCCGATGATGCCGGGGACGTCATTGTGGGCGAACAAAAAGAGGGTGCCGTCGAGATAGGCTTCGAGCCGTTGTCCGTCGACCAAAATCAACCGCGGCATGTCGTTGCCGAAGAGAGTGCCGCCGACTTGCGACGTGCGACCATCTTCTTCGAGCGTCGCCGTGATCGAACTCGAGAAGCTTCCCATTTCGGTGCTGCTTTCGGTCGAGATGGTGACGCCGCGTTCGGCGAGCAACATCTGGGCGTTAATGATGTTGGCGCCCCCTTCGTCCATCGCTTGCTCTAGGAGACCAGCACAGAACGACGCGGTCAGCAGCTTCGTATCTTTGCCGGCGACTTCGCCCCGATAGTTTAGCTTGCAGGCCTTCAGTTTGCCGCCGTGCAGTTGGCCCGCGAATAGGCCGATGCGATAGGCGACGTCCAGATAGCCGCGCATCGAATCGAGCGTTTTGGGATCGATCGGAGCAACGTTGACAGCATGGCGAATTTCGCCGGTATTGAGATGGTTGGTGACCAACTGCACCGCTTCGACGGCGACCTGGGTCTGAGCTTCTTCGGTGCTCGCACCCAAGTGAGGCGTACAGACGACGTTTTCCATCCCAAATAGCAGACTGTCGGTACAAGGCTCTGCGGCGTAAACGTCGAGCGCGACGCCCCCCAGCTTGCCGCTTTTCAGGCCTTCGACGAGGGCGGCTTCGTCATAAATGCCGCCGCGAGCACAGTTGATCAGGCGAGCGCCCGGCTTGATGATTTCGAGCGCGTCCTGGTTGATCAGTCCCTTCGTTTCGGCGGTGAGCGGCGTATGAACCGTCAAATAATCGACCAACGGCAGCATCTCTTTAACCGACGAGTAGAGTTCGATGCCCAACTCGGCGGCCCGCTCGGGACTGATAAAGGGGTCGAAGCCGATCACTCGCATTTCAAATGCAAGCGCACGTTTGGCGAATTCCTGGCCGATGCGGCCAAGCCCGACGATGCCGACCGTTTTGTCGGCCAGTTGCGAGCCCATGTACTTTTTGCGATCCCAGCGACCTTCGACCAGGCTTTGATTGGCCGAAGCGACGTTCCGCGACAAGGCCATCATCAAGCAGAAGGCGTGCTCGGCGGTGCTGACCGTGTTGCCGGTCGGCGTATTCATCACGACGATCCCCAAGCGGGTCGCCGCGTCTTTGTCGATGTTGTCGGTGCCGACGCCGGCTCGGGCGATGCAGCGCAGACGCGTGTTCCCTTCCAGCGACTCGGCCGTGATCTTTACCCCGCTGCGACAGATGGCGCCGTCAAATTCGGCCAGCGACTTGCGGAGATCTTCTCCGACCAGTTTAAGGCGAATTTCGTATTCGAAGCCTTCCGCTGCATCGAGCAGCGCCAAGCCTTCGGGCGACAATTCATCGAGAACCAGGATTTTGGGCATGAGCGAAGCCTTCGATAGCTATTGGGGTGCAAGATCTTGATGGGGTGAGGCGCGCGACTACTTGTTGTCGTCGGCAAACTGCTGCATGAAGTCGGCCAAAGCGCGAACGCCGGCCATCGGCATCGCGTTGTAGATCGAAGCGCGAACGCCGCCGACGCTGCGATGACCCTTCAAGTTGGTCAGATTTAGTTCTGCCGCGGCAGCGAAGAATTTCTTCTCGATGTCGGCGTTCGGCAAACGGAACGTGACGTTCATCAGCGAACGGCTGTCCGCTTCCGCATGACCGACATAGAAATCGGAGTTGTTGTCGACGACGTCGTACAGCAGCGACGATTTTTCGCGGTTCAGCGATTCCATCTTCGTCAGGCCGCCGATCTCTTCCTGCAGCCATTTGGCGACCAGACCCATCACGTAGATCGCGAAGGTCGGCGGCGTGTTCCACATCGAATCGGCTTCGGCATGATTGCGATAGAGCAAATAGCCGGGCAGTTCGGCGTCGCCGCGCTGCAGCAAGTCTTTGCGAATGATCACCATCGTCACGCCGGCGGGGCCTGCGTTCTTTTGGGCACAGGCATAAATCAGGCCGTAGCGTTCGACCGGCAAAGGGCGGCAGAAGATGTCGGACGAGCAGTCGACGACCACCGGCACGTCGCCGGCTTCAATTTCATGCAGGAACTGAACCCCTTCGATTGTTTCGTTCGAGGTCAGATGAACGAACGACGCGTTCGGGTCAAGCTTCAGCTCACTTTGCTTCGGCAGGCGATTGTAGCTGCAATCGGCGCCATCCCAGGCAACTTGAACTTTGCCTTCTTTAACCGCTTCTTTTTCGGCGTTTTTGCCCCACGATCCGGTCAGCACGTAGTCAGCCGGTTGGCCTTCCAGCAGCAAATTCATCGGAATCATCGAGAACTGCAGTCGCGATCCCCCCTGGAGAAACAGGATGTCGTGCGTTTCCGGTACGTTCAGCAGGCTGGTGATTCGCGCCTTGGCTTCATTGGCGATATCAATGAACTGAGGACTGCGATGGCTGATTTCCAGGATCGAACTGCCAACGCCGGGGAGGGCGAGCATATCGCGTTGGATCTGTTCCAGCACCGGCAGCGGCAAAACGGCGGGACCGGCCGAGAAGTTGAAAACGCGTTGGACAGCGTCGGAGACCGAAGCGTTCATGCGAGCTATTCCCCTAGGGGCGAGCGGAATTGAAAAACAAACCCCGATTTTAA
The nucleotide sequence above comes from Blastopirellula sp. J2-11. Encoded proteins:
- a CDS encoding metal-dependent hydrolase, which gives rise to MATQLTWYGHGTWLIDTGSRKILLDPFLDENPSSPIKAVNVAADVILLSHGHFDHVGLRSDGKFDVVEIAKRTGAQVVTILEMAQWINRQGVENAVGMNIGGTFQSLAGPVRMTQAVHSSSLPNGEYGGAPVGFILEVPEGLIYLACDTDLFSDMQLIGEKGILLAIVPIGDHFTMGVDDSIRAIQWIAPQQVAPAHYDTWPPIAQNANTWAEKVKSETKAKPHVIKPGETITLG
- a CDS encoding methyl-accepting chemotaxis protein → MKTNLNLRSQLTLAFLACGLLPLIVIAAVCYASVQSGFASVQDQSTEALKSSSTDALVAQRELKKKQLLSYFGTINSQVQTFSENGMVVDAMREFQNSFREFRNDAELSADQIKTMRADLLNYYTGPFATEYAKNNDGKSPPARQYLGQLDDDSIALQHAYIFKNNNPLGSKHLLDASADKSDYSQLHAKVHPIIRDYLDKFGFYDIFLVDAESGDIVYSVFKEVDYSTSLLNGPYADSNFGEAFRKANAATNRDEVVFVDFARYAPSFEAPASFIASPIFDGDKKIGVAMFQMPVDRMLEIMAVRDGLGETGETILIGPDFLMRSNSHLDPENHGLLTSWKYPEKGKVDTAVTRAVFEKGESGATAIKDYRGEETIIAYGPIELNGVTYCISAKMDKSEVLASSQAMAATISGVKGSVVAWSVGLGVLAALVLTIVAVVLSRKIANPIQAAAQFAQNIAAGDLRHRCDAKATAEVGHLIQAMNEMRDNLAGLLGEVVSTSDVLQGSSTELTGTAEHLSHGALQTTERAATVSAAADEMSTNMVSMAAATEQMSSSINSVATAMEEMSSTINEIARNAERASSSVSSVANLSAASNERIEALGAAAAEIGSVMQVIQDIAEQTNLLALNATIEAARAGEAGKGFAVVATEVKELARQTASATDDIRKRIEAIQQTSFEAVDSIGKITSEINDVNEVSRTIASSVEEQGIATKEIAKNIAQAACAAQTVSTGIQESAQASQEISRNITGVNDSAKESTTHAEKTKTAGVSLHERADGLRTTLSKFQLEQQHGGDKSTPTISV
- the serC gene encoding 3-phosphoserine/phosphohydroxythreonine transaminase; this encodes MNASVSDAVQRVFNFSAGPAVLPLPVLEQIQRDMLALPGVGSSILEISHRSPQFIDIANEAKARITSLLNVPETHDILFLQGGSRLQFSMIPMNLLLEGQPADYVLTGSWGKNAEKEAVKEGKVQVAWDGADCSYNRLPKQSELKLDPNASFVHLTSNETIEGVQFLHEIEAGDVPVVVDCSSDIFCRPLPVERYGLIYACAQKNAGPAGVTMVIIRKDLLQRGDAELPGYLLYRNHAEADSMWNTPPTFAIYVMGLVAKWLQEEIGGLTKMESLNREKSSLLYDVVDNNSDFYVGHAEADSRSLMNVTFRLPNADIEKKFFAAAAELNLTNLKGHRSVGGVRASIYNAMPMAGVRALADFMQQFADDNK
- the serA gene encoding phosphoglycerate dehydrogenase encodes the protein MPKILVLDELSPEGLALLDAAEGFEYEIRLKLVGEDLRKSLAEFDGAICRSGVKITAESLEGNTRLRCIARAGVGTDNIDKDAATRLGIVVMNTPTGNTVSTAEHAFCLMMALSRNVASANQSLVEGRWDRKKYMGSQLADKTVGIVGLGRIGQEFAKRALAFEMRVIGFDPFISPERAAELGIELYSSVKEMLPLVDYLTVHTPLTAETKGLINQDALEIIKPGARLINCARGGIYDEAALVEGLKSGKLGGVALDVYAAEPCTDSLLFGMENVVCTPHLGASTEEAQTQVAVEAVQLVTNHLNTGEIRHAVNVAPIDPKTLDSMRGYLDVAYRIGLFAGQLHGGKLKACKLNYRGEVAGKDTKLLTASFCAGLLEQAMDEGGANIINAQMLLAERGVTISTESSTEMGSFSSSITATLEEDGRTSQVGGTLFGNDMPRLILVDGQRLEAYLDGTLFLFAHNDVPGIIGRVGTIFGNHNVNIAQMAVGRSSTGGAVGVLNLDGAPPQSAVDEVLKSADITTARIIELPKAGELPTWLR